One stretch of Nitratiruptor tergarcus DSM 16512 DNA includes these proteins:
- a CDS encoding SHOCT domain-containing protein, producing the protein MHWMQGHFMGFGWIYILILFAIVLYFVTRNSDKKDPKSILDERFAKGEMSKEEYEEALKTLKDH; encoded by the coding sequence ATGCATTGGATGCAAGGTCATTTTATGGGATTTGGATGGATTTATATATTAATACTCTTTGCTATTGTTTTGTATTTTGTCACGAGAAACTCTGACAAGAAAGACCCAAAATCGATTCTTGATGAGCGTTTTGCAAAAGGAGAAATGAGCAAAGAGGAGTATGAAGAGGCACTGAAAACTCTAAAGGATCATTGA
- a CDS encoding copper-translocating P-type ATPase, whose amino-acid sequence MQHSNHAHHLKDFKKRFIVSLILTIPVLLLSPMIWDWFGFRLDIAFRKEIIFILSSIIYFYGGKPFLLGSLHEIKQKNPGMMTLIAMAISVAYIYSTYALFLENAKEFFWELATLIDIMLIGHYIESKSVAGASQALQSLVQLIPKNAHLVQDDKIKDISIEQLKPGDIILVKPGEKIPIDGSVLEGEALVDESFLSGESKPVSKRKNSSVYMGSTNLDSSLKIIVQKPGSESYLYQVINLVKEAQMSRSKLQDTANKAAKWLFFIALFAGGSTFIYWMPILGANETLLMSVTVLIIACPHALGLAVPLVVAISTTKAAHYGILIRNREAFENLRKIDTICFDKTGTLTEGKLKVKNIVANDPKKLLGFAASLEKLSEHSIAKAIAEEAKKAKLPLLSVDRFKIIPGKGALGLIKGVKVVIGNDTALIEQGFELPKQNSDEVGTKVWVGVGKEILGYILLMDTIRTETKKAIALLHSMHIETVMLTGDNEITAKTVADELQMKRYFAHLLPDQKVAIIEQLKKSGKRVAMVGDGINDAPSLLSANVGIAIGTVTDIAAQSADIILTKNSIFDIAKAIVLSHATYSKIVQNLWWASGYNIIAIPLAAGVARGVGVAITPEIGALMMSLSTVIVAINAQFLKRFRFNENTAFGR is encoded by the coding sequence ATGCAACATAGTAATCACGCCCATCATCTCAAAGATTTTAAAAAACGCTTTATCGTATCGCTTATTCTCACCATTCCAGTACTTCTTCTCTCTCCGATGATTTGGGACTGGTTTGGCTTTAGATTGGATATTGCGTTTAGAAAAGAGATTATTTTTATCCTTAGCTCTATCATCTATTTTTATGGAGGCAAACCGTTTCTTTTGGGATCACTTCATGAAATAAAACAAAAAAATCCCGGAATGATGACCCTTATAGCGATGGCTATAAGCGTAGCGTATATCTACTCTACATATGCTCTTTTTCTTGAAAACGCAAAAGAGTTTTTCTGGGAGTTGGCAACACTTATCGATATCATGCTCATTGGACACTATATTGAATCAAAAAGCGTTGCAGGTGCTTCACAAGCACTGCAAAGTCTTGTGCAGTTGATTCCCAAAAATGCACATCTGGTACAGGATGACAAAATAAAAGATATCAGTATCGAGCAGCTAAAACCAGGAGATATCATTCTTGTAAAACCGGGCGAAAAGATTCCTATTGATGGATCTGTTTTAGAAGGCGAGGCACTCGTGGATGAATCCTTTTTAAGCGGAGAATCCAAGCCTGTCTCAAAACGAAAAAACAGTAGTGTCTATATGGGCAGTACAAATCTAGATAGCAGTCTCAAAATCATTGTCCAAAAACCGGGTAGCGAGAGCTACTTATACCAAGTTATCAATCTAGTAAAAGAAGCGCAAATGAGTCGATCCAAACTGCAAGATACTGCAAACAAAGCAGCAAAATGGCTCTTTTTTATTGCTCTTTTTGCAGGAGGATCGACTTTTATATATTGGATGCCAATACTTGGTGCCAATGAAACACTGTTAATGAGTGTTACCGTTCTTATCATTGCCTGCCCCCATGCACTGGGTCTGGCAGTGCCTCTTGTAGTAGCGATATCAACAACAAAAGCTGCTCATTATGGCATTTTGATACGCAACCGGGAAGCCTTCGAAAATTTAAGAAAAATAGACACGATATGTTTCGATAAAACAGGGACATTAACAGAGGGAAAATTAAAAGTCAAAAATATCGTTGCAAATGATCCCAAAAAACTTCTTGGTTTTGCCGCCTCTTTGGAAAAACTCTCTGAGCATTCTATCGCAAAAGCAATTGCAGAAGAGGCCAAAAAAGCCAAACTGCCACTTTTATCGGTAGATAGATTTAAAATAATTCCTGGAAAAGGAGCACTGGGTCTTATTAAAGGAGTAAAAGTTGTCATCGGAAACGATACAGCTTTGATTGAACAAGGATTTGAGCTTCCAAAACAAAACAGCGATGAGGTCGGGACTAAAGTATGGGTGGGTGTGGGAAAAGAGATTCTAGGATATATCCTTTTAATGGATACGATTCGTACGGAAACGAAAAAAGCGATTGCACTTTTACATTCAATGCACATAGAAACAGTCATGCTCACAGGAGATAACGAAATAACGGCAAAAACTGTTGCAGATGAACTCCAGATGAAACGATATTTTGCTCATCTGCTACCAGATCAAAAAGTAGCTATAATAGAACAATTGAAAAAGAGTGGAAAGAGAGTTGCCATGGTCGGCGATGGGATCAATGATGCTCCTTCTTTATTGAGCGCAAACGTCGGGATTGCCATAGGTACTGTAACCGATATCGCCGCTCAAAGTGCAGATATTATTCTAACAAAGAACTCGATATTTGACATAGCAAAGGCTATTGTACTCTCTCATGCAACATATTCTAAGATTGTTCAAAATCTATGGTGGGCAAGCGGCTACAATATTATAGCAATCCCTTTAGCAGCCGGTGTTGCAAGAGGCGTAGGTGTTGCTATAACACCTGAGATAGGAGCATTGATGATGTCTTTGAGCACTGTTATAGTCGCTATTAATGCACAATTTTTAAAAAGGTTTCGATTCAATGAAAATACTGCTTTTGGAAGATGA
- a CDS encoding TIGR00341 family protein, with translation MHCYLLYDKNIKHEIIKKYSLLIYEHLHKHPIKKEFHDKIVDFPPSSIIFLLAGDNEIKAWLHYAKAKNFTIYIIPYASNPLTQKYFNLPPSLEELFSLTTKQHYFTYCNEKLLFSSAVIGDKKWITNQNIFLSFLKNFYNIRLFKTNIELKSQKFITASLLIEAGDARYIKEKREAFLTDTQTGCKKVAAVLYAPTSIIEALKLRYFLVKKDQKFLPKGIGTLVTDSIKLNAEKELTLICDNEAPITSKNVILKIVPTNLQIVSGTKPCPKEEKETIRVDRLPRDEEFINFYTKRTLPFLPIAPEEAFADLFKKIKDNAKISIEYTVLLLISVLMATFGLFQNSSPTIIGAMILAPLMAPVISLAMGIIRFDETLVKNSFKTVFISTLLALLLALGFTNLFPIEHMTQQMAIRTNPTLLDLGVAILAGLAAAYGYANSKVGESLAGVAIAVALVPPLCVAGIGLGWENIDVFYKAFLLYLANIIGIVFAAGIMFYLLGYASKRYASAALAIKLMLLISIFFPLYVATQTVLKEERIYEQIKYLKFKDVTLQLDNIQYHKGGATLFISVLSNKELNIKAKETILHRIKKKFPHEKLIISFKQVL, from the coding sequence ATGCATTGCTATTTATTGTACGATAAAAATATTAAACATGAGATTATAAAAAAGTACTCGCTTCTCATATATGAGCATCTCCATAAGCATCCTATAAAAAAAGAGTTTCACGACAAAATAGTTGATTTCCCTCCATCATCAATTATCTTCTTGCTTGCTGGAGATAATGAAATCAAAGCATGGCTACATTATGCAAAAGCGAAAAATTTTACTATCTATATCATTCCCTATGCTTCCAATCCTTTAACACAGAAATATTTTAATCTCCCCCCATCTCTTGAAGAGCTTTTCTCACTTACCACGAAACAGCATTATTTTACATACTGCAACGAAAAACTCCTCTTTTCATCAGCAGTGATAGGTGATAAAAAGTGGATAACAAATCAAAATATTTTTCTCTCATTTTTAAAAAACTTCTATAATATTCGCCTTTTTAAAACAAATATAGAGCTTAAATCTCAAAAATTTATCACTGCTTCACTATTAATAGAAGCCGGAGATGCAAGATATATCAAAGAAAAAAGAGAAGCCTTTTTAACAGATACCCAAACTGGATGCAAAAAAGTAGCTGCTGTTCTCTATGCACCAACAAGTATAATAGAAGCTCTTAAACTGCGCTATTTTCTTGTAAAAAAAGATCAAAAATTTCTTCCTAAGGGTATAGGGACTTTAGTAACAGATAGCATCAAACTCAATGCAGAAAAAGAACTTACACTTATTTGTGATAATGAAGCACCAATAACCTCAAAAAATGTAATACTCAAAATTGTCCCGACAAATCTCCAAATAGTATCAGGAACAAAGCCATGTCCCAAAGAGGAAAAAGAGACAATAAGAGTTGATCGCCTTCCAAGAGATGAGGAGTTTATCAATTTTTATACCAAAAGAACTTTGCCATTTTTACCCATAGCTCCAGAAGAGGCCTTCGCAGATCTTTTTAAAAAAATCAAAGATAATGCTAAAATAAGCATAGAATATACAGTTTTACTTCTAATTAGTGTTTTGATGGCAACCTTTGGCCTTTTTCAAAACTCCTCTCCCACAATTATCGGTGCGATGATTTTAGCTCCGCTTATGGCGCCTGTGATATCGCTTGCTATGGGAATTATTCGCTTTGATGAAACTCTTGTCAAAAATAGTTTCAAAACGGTATTTATTTCTACACTTCTAGCTCTTTTGCTAGCCCTCGGGTTTACAAATCTATTCCCAATAGAGCACATGACACAGCAGATGGCTATACGCACCAATCCTACACTTCTTGATCTTGGTGTAGCAATCCTCGCAGGACTTGCCGCCGCATATGGATATGCAAACTCAAAGGTTGGAGAGAGTTTAGCTGGCGTTGCAATTGCAGTGGCACTTGTACCACCTCTTTGTGTTGCGGGTATTGGTCTTGGATGGGAGAATATAGATGTATTTTATAAAGCATTTTTGCTCTATCTCGCAAACATTATAGGAATTGTTTTTGCAGCAGGGATAATGTTTTATCTTCTTGGCTACGCATCCAAAAGATACGCCTCAGCTGCACTTGCTATCAAACTCATGCTTTTGATATCAATCTTTTTCCCACTCTATGTCGCCACGCAGACAGTTCTTAAAGAAGAGCGAATTTATGAGCAGATAAAATATTTAAAATTCAAAGATGTAACACTGCAACTTGATAATATCCAATATCATAAAGGAGGAGCAACTCTTTTTATATCGGTTTTGAGCAATAAAGAATTGAATATTAAAGCTAAAGAAACGATTTTACATCGAATCAAGAAAAAATTTCCCCATGAAAAACTCATCATTTCATTCAAACAAGTTTTGTGA
- a CDS encoding efflux RND transporter permease subunit has protein sequence MIEKIIELSAKNRFLIFLFALIFAGASYWAIKKTPLDAIPDLTPPQVIIEVKFPGQSPKIIEDQVTYPLTSSFLSISDIDTVRGFSTYENALIYIIFKDGTNLYDARTRVLEELSKVAPTLPKNAKVSLGPDASGVGWVYEYALVSNTKDLAQLRTYQDYTLKYALLGIDGVSEVASVGGFIPNYQVTIDNHKLIEDGLSVKDIVKTLELNNNDVGGGITIQNGYEWMIQARGYINSLQEIEELSIKTKRKIPLKIKDIARVEWTALPRRGLADLNGQGEVVGGIVIAKYGADVYATIKKVKEKLSQLQTKDIKIIPTYDRSRLIEDAVSTLKDTLIEESIIVLVVIGFFLFHFRSTLIVLVVLPLTIGLTFLLMKIFGIGSNIMSLGGIAIAIGAMVDASIVMIENAHKKLDSIKNKKALTPSKRVSLIIESSQQVGRPIFFALALVVVSFLPIFAMQGQEGKLFTPLAFTKTFAMSVGAILAITIVPALMIWFIKDVPDEKKNPVNRFFIWLYHPFIVIGLKLRYILIPLSVALLLFSYPLYKKLKWEFMPPLNEGVLMYMPVTPYGISIDQAKMLTQMTDKVIASFDEVKSVFGKAGRADTATDPAPLSMIETIITLKNEKIDMKKLLQELDEAVQVPGLVNSWTYPIRGRIDMLLSGIRTPLGIKLYGDDIKTLQSLAKKIETKLATLAQTESVFADRSDTGYYIDIDTDPKKLALYGLKRSDVLDFVSFAIGGKRVTVKLKNIERYPISIRLEEEQRNSLEAIKELRIKTKYGYIPLKEIANIHYEQSASVLKSEKAKPVTYIYITPAQGVSASEYKKVAQNALQSLTLPKGYFYEWAGSSEYLQSAMNTFKWIVPSVLLIILILIYFALGEIVPTLFVFLSLPFAFLGGLIYIDYLGFNMSVAVVVGFLALLGIAAETAIVMIIYLKESVEKYEKLDKKLLVEAIYEGAVQRVRPKLMTVFAILAGLLPIMYTDKTGSEVMQRIAAPMIGGVATSAVLSLIIIPLLYMIYIQISKKIR, from the coding sequence ATGATTGAAAAAATTATAGAGTTGAGCGCAAAAAATAGATTCTTGATTTTTTTATTTGCCCTCATTTTTGCAGGAGCATCCTATTGGGCTATAAAGAAAACTCCTCTTGATGCGATACCTGATCTCACACCACCACAAGTCATAATTGAGGTCAAATTTCCTGGACAAAGTCCAAAAATCATAGAAGATCAAGTCACCTATCCTCTTACAAGCTCATTTTTATCAATTTCTGATATCGATACGGTCAGAGGCTTCTCAACGTACGAAAATGCGTTAATTTACATCATTTTTAAAGATGGAACCAATCTTTATGATGCAAGAACGAGGGTGTTAGAGGAACTGAGCAAAGTTGCACCAACCCTTCCCAAAAATGCCAAAGTGAGTTTGGGACCAGATGCGAGTGGTGTTGGATGGGTGTATGAATATGCACTGGTCAGCAACACGAAAGATTTGGCCCAGCTTCGTACATATCAAGACTACACGCTTAAATATGCACTCTTAGGTATTGATGGTGTAAGTGAAGTTGCCAGCGTTGGCGGATTTATTCCAAACTACCAAGTGACAATCGATAATCACAAACTCATAGAAGATGGTCTTTCAGTCAAAGATATAGTGAAAACGCTAGAACTCAACAACAACGATGTTGGCGGCGGTATAACGATACAAAACGGGTATGAATGGATGATTCAAGCACGTGGATACATCAACTCCTTACAGGAAATTGAAGAGCTATCCATTAAAACGAAACGAAAGATTCCACTAAAAATCAAAGATATAGCAAGAGTCGAATGGACTGCCCTGCCAAGACGAGGTCTAGCAGATCTGAACGGTCAAGGAGAAGTGGTTGGAGGAATCGTTATTGCAAAATATGGTGCAGATGTCTATGCAACAATCAAAAAAGTAAAAGAAAAACTCTCACAGCTTCAAACCAAAGATATCAAAATTATCCCTACATACGATCGAAGCAGACTTATTGAAGATGCTGTAAGCACACTTAAAGATACACTCATTGAAGAGAGCATCATCGTTCTAGTAGTAATTGGTTTTTTTCTTTTTCATTTTAGAAGCACATTGATCGTATTAGTTGTTCTGCCACTGACTATCGGTCTAACATTTTTGCTTATGAAAATTTTTGGTATAGGCTCCAATATCATGAGCCTTGGGGGTATCGCTATCGCTATTGGGGCTATGGTAGATGCGAGTATTGTCATGATAGAGAATGCCCATAAAAAACTGGACAGCATCAAAAATAAAAAAGCATTGACGCCAAGCAAGAGAGTTTCGCTCATCATTGAATCATCTCAGCAGGTGGGTCGTCCAATCTTTTTCGCCCTAGCCCTTGTCGTCGTCTCCTTCTTGCCAATCTTTGCTATGCAAGGGCAAGAGGGAAAGCTTTTTACGCCACTTGCCTTTACAAAAACCTTTGCGATGAGTGTGGGAGCCATCTTGGCTATTACGATAGTACCGGCTCTCATGATCTGGTTTATTAAAGATGTTCCAGATGAAAAGAAAAATCCAGTCAATAGATTCTTTATCTGGCTTTATCATCCCTTTATCGTCATTGGATTGAAACTTCGCTACATTCTTATCCCCCTTTCTGTAGCTTTACTGCTTTTTTCTTATCCACTCTATAAAAAGCTCAAATGGGAGTTTATGCCACCACTCAATGAGGGTGTTTTGATGTATATGCCTGTTACTCCCTATGGCATAAGCATCGATCAAGCAAAGATGCTGACACAAATGACAGACAAAGTGATAGCCAGTTTTGATGAAGTCAAGAGTGTCTTTGGAAAAGCAGGTCGAGCTGATACTGCAACCGATCCGGCTCCACTTTCCATGATAGAGACAATCATAACGCTCAAGAATGAAAAAATTGATATGAAAAAGCTGTTGCAAGAACTCGATGAAGCGGTGCAAGTTCCAGGACTAGTCAACTCTTGGACATACCCAATTCGTGGTCGAATCGATATGCTTTTAAGCGGCATCAGAACTCCGCTAGGTATCAAACTCTATGGCGATGATATAAAAACACTGCAATCATTAGCCAAAAAAATTGAAACGAAACTTGCTACTTTAGCCCAAACTGAATCGGTTTTTGCCGATAGAAGCGATACGGGATACTATATCGATATCGATACAGATCCCAAAAAACTTGCTTTATACGGATTAAAACGATCGGATGTGTTGGATTTTGTAAGCTTCGCAATAGGCGGAAAAAGAGTTACAGTCAAACTTAAAAACATTGAGCGCTATCCTATTTCGATTCGATTGGAAGAGGAGCAAAGAAATAGCCTTGAAGCGATCAAAGAGCTTCGTATCAAAACAAAATATGGCTATATTCCTCTAAAAGAGATAGCCAATATCCATTACGAACAAAGCGCTTCGGTGCTCAAAAGTGAAAAAGCAAAACCGGTCACCTACATCTATATCACTCCAGCTCAAGGAGTGAGTGCATCAGAGTATAAAAAAGTTGCACAAAACGCCTTGCAAAGTCTGACCCTACCAAAAGGATACTTCTATGAGTGGGCCGGTAGCAGTGAGTATCTACAAAGTGCCATGAATACGTTCAAATGGATCGTTCCATCGGTGCTTCTCATTATTTTGATACTCATCTATTTTGCTCTTGGTGAAATTGTACCAACGCTCTTTGTTTTCTTATCTTTACCTTTTGCTTTTTTGGGAGGTCTAATTTATATCGATTATTTGGGTTTTAATATGAGTGTTGCAGTGGTTGTTGGATTTTTGGCACTGCTTGGAATTGCAGCTGAGACTGCAATCGTTATGATCATCTATCTTAAAGAAAGCGTGGAAAAATATGAGAAACTGGATAAAAAACTACTCGTTGAAGCGATATATGAAGGAGCTGTGCAAAGAGTTCGTCCTAAACTGATGACAGTTTTTGCAATTTTGGCTGGTCTGCTTCCCATTATGTACACCGATAAAACAGGAAGTGAAGTGATGCAAAGAATTGCTGCACCAATGATTGGTGGAGTTGCTACATCTGCCGTTTTGAGTCTGATAATTATTCCTCTTTTGTATATGATCTACATCCAAATTTCCAAAAAAATCCGCTAA
- a CDS encoding response regulator transcription factor, with protein sequence MKILLLEDDALLRELMVEHLSDNYETVIFDNGEDTLEYLYENRVDLALLDINVPGLKGDELLKILRKERNTTPVIFITSNDSSSDVKKGFDLGCDDYIKKPFEFEELDARIEHVKRIYGLEEKIKIGDFLFDPVRHLLVNDKDGETIQLTPKASEILHYLYTHKVVTKEDLIANIWNYDEVPSEATIRSYIKTLRKIFPNIKTIRGSGYEFEPL encoded by the coding sequence ATGAAAATACTGCTTTTGGAAGATGATGCACTGCTTAGAGAATTAATGGTCGAACACCTGAGTGATAATTATGAAACTGTCATTTTTGACAATGGTGAGGATACTTTGGAGTATCTATATGAAAACAGAGTAGACCTCGCACTCCTTGATATCAATGTCCCTGGACTCAAAGGCGATGAGCTGCTCAAAATTTTACGTAAGGAGCGTAATACAACTCCCGTTATTTTTATAACATCAAACGACAGCTCATCGGATGTCAAAAAAGGTTTTGATCTTGGTTGTGATGATTACATCAAAAAGCCTTTCGAATTTGAAGAACTCGATGCTAGAATCGAACATGTAAAACGTATTTATGGATTGGAAGAAAAGATAAAGATCGGTGATTTTCTCTTCGATCCTGTAAGACATCTTCTAGTCAACGACAAAGATGGCGAAACGATTCAGCTCACCCCAAAAGCAAGTGAAATCCTACACTATCTCTATACCCATAAAGTAGTCACAAAAGAGGATCTCATCGCAAATATCTGGAACTATGATGAAGTTCCAAGTGAAGCGACAATTCGAAGCTATATTAAAACCTTGCGCAAAATTTTTCCAAACATAAAAACGATTCGAGGAAGCGGCTATGAGTTTGAGCCGCTCTGA
- a CDS encoding sensor histidine kinase, translating to MSLSRSEKRALFRFFFTYIIAVGIVVVSFAYFQYSIKKESLKDKIVAKLQREAFDIASSAIDAQMEGKKFVIPQGINFLLLDKNQKFIKGNFHEKISLDKSLSFKNDCIYYVDKSAKGHLGIEYIIIKECGINAKYRKILKNIVLLSLLYFLFLLGIGWYLGKLFLQPMRESLENLDRFIKDSTHELNTPVTTLLLATQKYKKTNNPKYLDIIIMSARLLSSIHQDLTYATLAKKRKNHLQQVDIVSIIEDILRFFDVLIDQKGLTISKELHSCTIEADPDEIRLLIKNLIDNAIKYAFKNSKINITLQRCQLSITNRSKPIPRKKLKTIFERYQRAESDQGGYGIGLHIVQRICKKYNFLISVESNEEKTTFTVAFNQSKK from the coding sequence ATGAGTTTGAGCCGCTCTGAAAAAAGAGCTCTTTTTCGATTTTTTTTCACCTATATTATTGCTGTAGGTATAGTTGTTGTCTCTTTTGCTTATTTCCAATATAGTATAAAAAAAGAGTCCTTAAAAGATAAAATAGTCGCAAAACTCCAAAGAGAAGCTTTTGACATAGCTTCTAGTGCTATCGATGCACAAATGGAAGGAAAGAAATTTGTCATTCCTCAAGGAATTAATTTTTTACTGTTAGATAAAAACCAAAAGTTTATAAAAGGAAATTTTCATGAAAAGATATCACTTGATAAATCTTTATCTTTTAAAAATGATTGCATCTATTATGTAGATAAAAGTGCGAAAGGACATCTTGGTATAGAGTATATTATCATCAAAGAGTGTGGTATAAATGCAAAATACCGAAAAATACTGAAAAATATTGTACTATTGAGTTTGCTCTATTTCCTCTTTCTCCTTGGTATCGGATGGTATCTTGGCAAACTCTTTCTTCAGCCTATGCGAGAAAGCCTTGAGAACCTTGATAGATTCATCAAAGATAGCACCCATGAGCTCAATACTCCCGTTACAACACTGCTACTAGCTACCCAAAAATATAAAAAAACGAATAATCCAAAATACCTTGATATTATCATCATGAGTGCAAGACTCTTAAGCAGTATTCATCAAGATCTTACCTATGCAACACTTGCAAAAAAGAGGAAAAATCATCTACAACAGGTCGATATAGTATCCATAATTGAAGATATTCTTCGATTTTTTGATGTTTTGATTGATCAAAAGGGTCTCACTATCTCAAAAGAGCTACACTCTTGCACCATAGAAGCAGATCCTGATGAGATAAGACTACTCATAAAAAATCTTATAGATAATGCTATAAAGTATGCATTTAAAAATTCCAAAATCAATATAACTCTTCAAAGGTGTCAACTAAGCATCACCAATAGATCAAAGCCGATACCCCGCAAAAAGCTCAAAACAATTTTTGAGCGATATCAAAGAGCTGAGAGTGACCAAGGTGGCTATGGGATAGGTTTGCATATAGTACAGCGTATCTGCAAAAAATACAATTTCTTGATCAGTGTCGAATCAAATGAAGAAAAGACGACGTTTACTGTCGCTTTCAATCAATCTAAAAAGTGA
- a CDS encoding 6-phosphofructokinase: MKIAIMGSGGDAPGMNPAIKRFVEVAYEMGHEPYFIFDGLEGLIDGKIAKAIYKDVAGIIHRGGAIIGSSRSKRWYENEYRKKAFENLKEHNIDAIVVMGGDGSFRALDLFNKEFSINFVGIPTTIDNDIYGTDLCLGVDTALNVIRDAVDKIRDTASTFARAFVIETMGRECGYLAAVSAITSGAEVCVIPEVDFNKPLATKILQKEIKEGRRYILAIVAEGTKRTAEIAKWLEDDIGMETRVTVLGHIQRGGNPTVKDRMLGFGFALKALEALNAKEEGKIVVYKNGEFGVESLKDALKPYTIDPQILSMLHFLD; the protein is encoded by the coding sequence ATGAAAATAGCAATTATGGGAAGTGGTGGTGATGCACCGGGAATGAATCCCGCAATCAAACGATTTGTAGAAGTTGCTTATGAAATGGGACATGAGCCATACTTTATATTCGATGGTCTTGAAGGGCTTATTGATGGAAAGATTGCTAAAGCAATATATAAAGATGTTGCTGGGATCATCCACAGAGGCGGAGCAATTATTGGCTCATCCCGATCAAAGAGATGGTATGAGAACGAGTATAGAAAAAAGGCATTCGAAAATCTTAAAGAGCATAATATAGATGCAATAGTTGTTATGGGAGGAGATGGGAGTTTTAGAGCATTAGATCTTTTTAATAAAGAGTTTTCTATTAATTTTGTAGGTATCCCAACGACCATAGATAATGATATATATGGAACGGATTTGTGTCTTGGCGTAGATACGGCTTTAAATGTTATTCGAGATGCAGTTGATAAGATTCGCGATACCGCTTCTACTTTTGCTAGGGCTTTCGTTATTGAGACGATGGGGAGAGAATGTGGTTATCTCGCTGCAGTAAGTGCTATTACAAGTGGAGCAGAGGTGTGTGTTATTCCAGAAGTGGATTTCAACAAGCCTCTTGCTACAAAAATTTTACAAAAAGAGATAAAAGAGGGGAGGAGATATATTTTAGCCATAGTTGCTGAAGGAACAAAAAGAACAGCAGAGATTGCAAAGTGGCTTGAAGATGATATCGGAATGGAGACAAGAGTGACAGTGCTGGGGCATATCCAGCGTGGAGGCAATCCTACAGTAAAAGATAGGATGTTAGGTTTTGGTTTTGCACTTAAAGCTCTTGAGGCTTTGAATGCTAAAGAAGAGGGTAAAATAGTTGTATATAAAAATGGAGAGTTTGGAGTTGAAAGTTTGAAAGATGCCCTCAAGCCATATACAATTGATCCACAAATTCTTTCAATGCTTCACTTTTTAGATTGA
- a CDS encoding efflux RND transporter periplasmic adaptor subunit, translating to MRILLIFLVPFLLCAERLSIEQLFNVKTTKIEKKDLYVKKTYPAIVRLDESKIVDIAPRFSGYVEKLYAKEPLQTIKKGDMLALVYSPEVYNAKEEYKNSLKFGLDKRMTIASYLKLKLLKLPKDELKSPTKTLTTTKVVSPIDGFLLKKDIYQGSFFQKGKTIFRLASNTHFWIEAQIPGKDIDFYKKCDSISAYVRNEKVKITSHKLLPIIDADSALAIVRLFVKSKDVLAGEYAKVTIREHKKSILVVPKTAVIRKNGKWYAFKVGEYEGEYEPVAVQIKPLDNRYYQLISGLKEGETIADSAMFLLDSDAQINGLYND from the coding sequence ATGAGAATATTACTTATATTCCTTGTACCTTTTTTATTGTGTGCAGAAAGGCTGAGCATAGAGCAACTTTTCAACGTAAAAACGACAAAAATTGAAAAAAAAGATCTTTATGTAAAAAAAACTTATCCTGCCATTGTGCGACTCGATGAGAGCAAAATAGTTGATATCGCTCCACGATTTTCTGGATATGTAGAAAAGCTGTATGCAAAAGAACCATTGCAAACTATCAAAAAGGGAGATATGTTAGCACTTGTCTATAGCCCTGAAGTTTATAATGCAAAAGAGGAGTATAAAAACTCTTTAAAATTTGGTCTTGATAAAAGAATGACAATTGCATCGTATTTAAAATTAAAACTTTTAAAACTTCCAAAAGATGAACTAAAAAGTCCCACAAAAACTTTAACAACAACAAAAGTAGTTTCACCAATAGATGGATTTCTACTTAAAAAAGATATCTATCAAGGTAGCTTCTTTCAAAAAGGAAAAACAATTTTTCGCCTTGCATCAAATACTCATTTTTGGATAGAAGCGCAAATTCCTGGCAAAGATATCGACTTTTATAAAAAGTGTGATTCTATATCTGCATATGTGCGAAATGAAAAGGTCAAAATAACTAGCCATAAACTTCTGCCCATCATAGATGCAGACAGTGCCCTTGCAATAGTACGTCTTTTTGTAAAGTCCAAAGATGTTCTTGCAGGAGAATATGCCAAAGTTACCATAAGAGAGCATAAAAAATCGATTCTCGTTGTACCAAAAACGGCCGTTATTCGCAAAAATGGGAAATGGTACGCCTTTAAGGTTGGAGAATATGAGGGGGAATATGAACCGGTTGCAGTTCAAATTAAACCTTTAGATAACAGATACTATCAACTCATCTCTGGGCTTAAAGAAGGTGAAACGATTGCCGATAGCGCAATGTTCCTGCTCGATAGCGATGCCCAAATCAATGGACTCTACAATGATTGA